A genome region from Camelina sativa cultivar DH55 chromosome 10, Cs, whole genome shotgun sequence includes the following:
- the LOC104716661 gene encoding V-type proton ATPase subunit c1-like: MSTFSGDETAPFFGFLGAAAALVFSCMGAAYGTAKSGVGVASMGVMRPELVMKSIVPVVMAGVLGIYGLIIAVIISTGINPKAKSYYLFDGYAHLSSGLACGLAGLSAGMAIGIVGDAGVRANAQQPKLFVGMILILIFAEALALYGLILGIILSSRAGQSRAE, encoded by the exons ATGTCTACGTTCAGCGGCGATGAAACAGCTCCCTTCTTCGGCTTCCTCGGCGCTGCAGCCGCACTCGTCTTCTCCT GTATGGGAGCAGCTTACGGAACCGCCAAAAGTGGAGTTGGTGTGGCGTCAATGGGAGTTATGAGACCCGAGTTAGTGATGAAATCAATAGTACCGGTAGTTATGGCTGGTGTGTTGGGTATATATGGGTTGATCATAGCTGTTATCATCAGCACAGGGATTAACCCAAAGGCTAAATCTTACTACCTCTTTGATGGTTACGCACATCTCTCGTCTGGTCTTGCTTGTGGTCTTGCTGGTCTTTCCGCTGGAATGGCCATTGGTATTGTTGGTGATGCTGGTGTCAGGGCAAATGCTCAGCAGCCTAAGCTCTTCGTAGGGATGATTCTTATCCTTATCTTCGCTGAAGCGCTCGCTCTTTACGGGCTTATTTTAGGAATCATCCTCTCCTCACGAGCTGGCCAGTCTAGAGCTGAATGA
- the LOC104716656 gene encoding auxin-induced protein 15A-like: protein MAIIKKTSKLTQTAMLKQILKRCSSLGKKNGGGYDEDCLPLDVPKGHFPVYVGENRSRYIVPISFLTHPEFQSLLRRAEEEFGFDHDMGLTIPCDELAFQTLTSMIR from the coding sequence atggCTATAATAAAGAAAACGTCAAAACTCACACAAACAGCAATGCTGAAGCAGATTCTGAAGAGATGCTCAAGCTTAGGGAAGAAGAACGGAGGAGGGTACGATGAAGACTGCCTTCCACTCGATGTACCAAAGGGTCATTTCCCTGTCTATGTCGGAGAGAACAGAAGCAGATACATTGTCCCAATCTCCTTTTTGACTCATCCTGAGTTCCAATCTCTCTTACGACGAGCCGAGGAAGAATTTGGGTTCGATCACGACATGGGTCTCACCATTCCATGTGATGAACTCGCGTTTCAAACCCTAACCTCCATGATCCGATGA
- the LOC104716658 gene encoding amidophosphoribosyltransferase 2, chloroplastic has product MAATSSISSSLSLNAKPNKLSNNSNNNKPHRFLRTPFLKPSSFSPLSSSSPSLPLKVSSNPLTPLAADNDDYDEKPREECGVVGIYGDSEASRLCYLALHALQHRGQEGAGIVTVSKDKVLQTITGVGLVSEVFSESKLDQLPGDIAIGHVRYSTAGSSMLKNVQPFVAGYRFGSVGVAHNGNLVNYTKLRADLEENGSIFNTSSDTEVVLHLIAISKARPFFMRIVDACEKLQGAYSMVFVTEDKLVAVRDPHGFRPLVMGRRSNGAVVFASETCALDLIEATYEREVYPGEVLVVDKDGVKCQCLMPHPEPKQCIFEHIYFSLPNSIVFGRSVYESRHVFGEILATESPVDCDVVIAVPDSGVVAALGYAAKAGVAFQQGLIRSHYVGRTFIEPSQKIRDFGVKLKLSPVRGVLEGKRVVVVDDSIVRGTTSSKIVRLLREAGAKEVHMRIASPPIIASCYYGVDTPSSNELISNRMSVDEIRDYIGCDSLAFLSFETLKKHLGEDSRSFCYACFTGDYPVKPTEDKVKRGGDFIDDGLVGGIHNIEGGWVR; this is encoded by the coding sequence ATGGCGGCCACCTCTAGCATCTCTTCTTCCCTTTCCCTCAATGCTAAACCCAATAAACTCTCTAacaattccaacaacaacaagcctCACCGTTTCCTCCGTACTCCCTTCCTTAAACCCTCCTCCTTCTCTCCtctatcctcttcttctccctcgCTTCCGCTTAAAGTTTCTTCAAACCCTCTTACCCCTTTGGCGGCAGACAACGACGACTACGACGAGAAGCCTCGGGAGGAGTGTGGAGTTGTCGGAATCTACGGCGACTCTGAAGCTTCACGTCTCTGTTACTTAGCTCTCCACGCGCTTCAGCATCGTGGTCAAGAAGGTGCTGGTATTGTTACCGTTAGCAAAGACAAGGTTCTTCAGACCATTACTGGTGTTGGTCTTGTCTCCGAGGTTTTCAGCGAGTCCAAACTCGACCAGTTACCAGGGGACATCGCCATCGGTCATGTCAGGTACTCCACCGCTGGCTCTTCCATGCTCAAAAACGTTCAGCCTTTCGTCGCTGGTTATCGATTTGGCTCTGTTGGTGTTGCTCACAATGGCAATCTTGTGAATTACACGAAATTGAGAGCTGATTTAGAAGAGAACGGTTCCATTTTCAATACTAGCTCTGATACTGAGGTTGTGCTTCATTTGATTGCTATTTCCAAAGCTAGACCCTTTTTCATGAGAATTGTTGATGCTTGTGAGAAGCTTCAAGGTGCGTATTCTATGGTCTTTGTTACCGAGGATAAGCTTGTTGCTGTTCGTGACCCTCATGGGTTTAGGCCTTTAGTTATGGGTAGGAGAAGTAATGGAGCTGTTGTGTTTGCTTCCGAGACTTGTGCTCTTGATTTGATTGAAGCTACTTATGAGAGAGAGGTTTATCCTGGTGAGGTTCTGGTTGTCGACAAAGACGGTGTCAAGTGTCAGTGTCTGATGCCTCACCCTGAGCCTAAGCAATGCATTTTCGAACACATTTACTTCTCATTGCCTAATTCGATTGTCTTTGGCCGGTCTGTGTATGAGTCTAGGCATGTGTTTGGTGAGATACTAGCTACTGAGTCACCTGTTGATTGCGATGTGGTGATCGCTGTGCCTGACTCTGGCGTTGTGGCTGCTCTTGGTTACGCTGCTAAAGCTGGTGTAGCGTTTCAGCAAGGTTTGATTAGGTCTCATTACGTTGGAAGGACGTTCATTGAGCCGTCTCAGAAGATCAGAGACTTTGGTGTCAAGCTGAAGCTATCACCAGTGCGAGGAGTTTTAGAAGGGAAAAGAGtcgttgttgttgatgattcGATCGTTAGAGGAACAACTTCGTCCAAGATTGTGCGTTTACTGAGAGAAGCTGGCGCTAAAGAAGTTCACATGAGGATCGCGAGTCCTCCTATCATCGCATCTTGTTACTACGGAGTGGACACACCTAGCTCAAACGAGTTGATATCGAATAGGATGAGTGTTGATGAAATCAGGGATTACATAGGATGTGATTCCCTTGCGTTCTTGTCGTTTGAGACGTTGAAGAAACACTTGGGGGAAGATTCTAGAAGCTTCTGCTACGCGTGCTTTACCGGGGACTATCCGGTGAAGCCCACTGAGGATAAGGTGAAGCGAGGAGGAGATTTTATAGATGATGGTCTCGTCGGAGGAATCCACAACATTGAAGGAGGTTGGGTTCGGTAG
- the LOC104716657 gene encoding auxin-responsive protein SAUR72-like: protein MGKNNKIGSVVRIRQMLKQWQKKAHIGSSNNNNNDPPVSDVPPGHVAVTVGDNHRRYVVRAKHLNHLIFRRLLAEAEEEYGFSNVGPLAIPCDESLFEDIIETVIRSESSGGCGGILSPATLEDLRRCSHVGLAKSVESRPLLPGNIAEKSVC from the coding sequence ATGgggaagaacaataagatcggTAGCGTAGTACGGATCCGTCAAATGCTTAAACAATGGCAGAAGAAAGCTCACATCGGATCatccaacaacaataacaacgaTCCTCCTGTTTCCGATGTACCTCCTGGTCACGTTGCTGTAACCGTCGGCGATAATCATCGGAGATACGTCGTTCGCGCCAAGCATCTCAACCATCTCATCTTCAGACGTCTCCTAGCTGAGGCTGAGGAAGAGTACGGATTCTCCAACGTTGGTCCGTTGGCTATACCTTGCGATGAGTCCTTGTTCGAGGATATAATCGAGACTGTGATTCGTTCTGAGTCATCTGGTGGATGTGGTGGTATTCTCAGTCCGGCGACGTTAGAGGATCTCCGGAGATGTAGTCACGTCGGATTAGCTAAGAGCGTTGAATCTCGGCCGTTGCTTCCTGGGAATATTGCTGAAAAATCTGTGTGCtaa